One part of the Streptococcus sp. oral taxon 431 genome encodes these proteins:
- the rpmI gene encoding 50S ribosomal protein L35, whose amino-acid sequence MPKQKTHRASAKRFKRTGSGGLKRFRAYTSHRFHGKTKKQRRHLRKASMVHSGDFKRIKAMLTRLK is encoded by the coding sequence ATGCCAAAACAAAAAACACACCGCGCATCAGCTAAACGTTTCAAACGTACAGGTTCTGGTGGACTTAAACGTTTCCGTGCTTACACTTCTCACCGTTTCCACGGAAAAACTAAAAAACAACGTCGTCATCTTCGTAAAGCATCTATGGTGCATTCAGGAGATTTCAAACGTATCAAAGCAATGCTTACTCGCTTGAAATAA
- the rplT gene encoding 50S ribosomal protein L20, whose amino-acid sequence MARVKGGVVSRKRRKRILKLAKGYYGAKHILFRTAKEQVMNSYYYAYRDRRQKKRDFRKLWITRINAAARINGLSYSQLMHGLKLAEIEVNRKMLADLAVNDAAAFTALADAAKAKLGK is encoded by the coding sequence ATGGCACGTGTTAAAGGTGGCGTTGTATCACGCAAACGTCGTAAACGTATTCTTAAATTAGCAAAAGGTTACTATGGAGCTAAACACATCTTGTTCCGTACTGCAAAAGAACAAGTAATGAACTCTTACTACTATGCATACCGTGACCGTCGTCAAAAGAAACGTGACTTCCGTAAATTGTGGATCACACGTATCAATGCGGCAGCTCGTATCAACGGACTTTCATATTCACAATTGATGCATGGTTTGAAATTGGCTGAGATCGAAGTTAACCGTAAAATGCTTGCTGACTTGGCTGTTAACGATGCAGCAGCTTTCACAGCTCTTGCAGATGCAGCTAAAGCAAAACTTGGTAAATAA
- the gloA gene encoding lactoylglutathione lyase: protein MASKMLHTCLRVENLEKSIAFYQDAFAFKELRRRDFPDYAFTIVYLGLEGDDYELELTYNYDHGPYVVGDGFAHVALSTPDLEALHKEHSDKGYEVTAPNGLPGTQPNYYFIKDPDGYKVEVIRENSL, encoded by the coding sequence ATGGCTTCTAAAATGCTACACACTTGCTTGCGAGTTGAAAATCTTGAAAAATCAATCGCTTTTTATCAAGATGCTTTTGCTTTTAAGGAATTACGTCGTAGAGACTTTCCAGACTATGCTTTCACTATTGTTTATCTTGGACTTGAAGGTGATGATTATGAGTTAGAGTTGACTTACAACTATGATCACGGACCTTATGTTGTCGGTGACGGTTTTGCTCACGTCGCCCTAAGTACACCTGACCTTGAGGCTCTTCATAAAGAACATAGCGACAAAGGCTATGAAGTGACAGCACCTAATGGACTTCCAGGGACTCAACCAAACTATTACTTTATCAAAGATCCAGATGGATACAAGGTAGAAGTAATTCGTGAAAATTCATTATAG
- a CDS encoding B3/B4 domain-containing protein has product MKVHVKDDFWQLFPDAQISVLVVKGLNNTIDESEDPYFKALLDEGTQKARTFITDENFTQNEVIQEWRQAFTKFKTKKGARSSIEALLKRVSQGREFNPINPLVDIYNSVSLSYAVPCGGEDLAKIVGDLCLGRAQGNESFFPLGAESDAPALADEIIYFDEQGAVCRCLNWREAQRTMLTEETKDAVLVIEAINEEQASRAREAMLELHTKIEEYFGISGKISHLTATNPILEVE; this is encoded by the coding sequence ATGAAAGTTCATGTAAAAGATGATTTTTGGCAACTATTTCCAGATGCTCAAATCTCTGTATTGGTGGTAAAAGGTCTCAACAATACTATTGATGAGAGTGAGGATCCCTATTTTAAAGCTTTACTGGATGAAGGAACCCAAAAAGCCCGTACTTTTATAACAGATGAAAATTTCACTCAGAATGAAGTGATTCAAGAATGGCGTCAGGCATTCACTAAATTCAAAACTAAAAAAGGTGCTCGTTCTTCTATTGAAGCCTTATTAAAGCGTGTGAGTCAAGGAAGAGAATTTAATCCAATAAATCCTTTGGTAGATATCTATAATAGCGTCTCACTTTCTTACGCTGTTCCTTGTGGGGGAGAGGATTTAGCTAAGATTGTTGGTGACTTATGTCTTGGAAGAGCTCAAGGAAATGAATCCTTCTTTCCACTAGGGGCTGAAAGTGATGCTCCAGCCTTAGCAGATGAAATTATTTATTTTGATGAACAAGGCGCGGTTTGTCGGTGTTTAAACTGGCGTGAAGCCCAAAGAACCATGTTAACAGAAGAAACCAAAGATGCTGTTTTAGTCATTGAAGCTATCAATGAAGAACAGGCATCACGAGCTAGGGAAGCAATGCTAGAATTACATACTAAAATTGAGGAATATTTTGGTATCAGTGGTAAGATCAGCCACTTGACAGCTACAAATCCTATCCTAGAGGTAGAATAA
- a CDS encoding DNA polymerase III subunit alpha, with the protein MIAQLDTKTVYSFMESMISIQKYVDQGKAYGYSALGIMDVDNLYGAYYFIKECQKQGIQPLLGLEMTVHHKEELLNLRFLALSNRGYRNLMKLSTLKMTGKKEWTDFSPYLEDVCVIVPYFHEIAHLDLGHDYYIGVYPDTAQSNFSHPILPLYHVNSFEVEDLETLQMLKAIKENVTLREVDVQSQQGLFLPAERLEQFFVEKFPKALDNLSELIGATTYEIDSSLKLPRFNPERPAVEELRERSIKGLELKGLLDSVYQARLEEELSVIHDMGFDDYFLVVWDLLRFGRSQGYYMGMGRGSAVGSLVAYALDITGIDPVAKNLIFERFLNRERYTMPDIDIDIPDIYRPEFIRYVRDRYGSIHAAQIVTYSTFGAKQAVRDVFKRYGVPEYELTAITKKIGFKDTLTSAYEGNLGFRQLIQGKIEYQKAFEIAKKIEGYPRQTSIHAAGVVISDKNLTDYIPLKYGEDMLITQYDAHGVEGNGLLKMDFLGLRNLTFAQKMQELLFETQGIQLRIEEIDLEDRKTLALFAAGKTKGIFQFEQPGAIRLLKRVKPESFEEVVATTSLNRPGASDYIDNFVARKHGKEKVTVLDPVLEDILASTYGIMLYQEQVMQVAQRYAGFSLGKADILRRAMGKKNAAEMHQMQESFIQGALEKGHGKEQAQQVFAVMEKFAGYGFNRSHAYAYAALAFQLAYFKTHYPEIFYQVTLNYASGDYILDALEMGFELTPLSINTIPYQDKLTDQTIYLGLKSIKGMPRDFAYWIIEHRPFSSVEDFITRLPKNYQKISLLTPLVEIGLFDSFEKNRQKILSNLPTLFIFVEELGSLFADNSYNWLESEDFTQVEKFRKEQEWLGVGISPHPLLILAKNPLYPIVSLSELFEGQTATVLVEIQSIRVIRTKKGENMAFLKVSDSKSNLEVTVFSDQYRQFKNLLHEGRFYYLNGKVQARDGRLQLVLNNLKEAVSERFWIQAADHEHDTEIYHILEQYKGEIPVIIRYENEQKNVLLPSYFVAKDVSLQESLSQIVMKTIYR; encoded by the coding sequence GTGATTGCACAACTTGATACAAAAACGGTTTATAGTTTTATGGAGAGTATGATTTCTATTCAGAAGTATGTTGACCAAGGGAAAGCATACGGCTACTCAGCACTTGGAATCATGGATGTTGACAACCTCTATGGAGCTTATTATTTTATCAAAGAGTGCCAAAAGCAAGGGATTCAGCCCTTATTAGGTCTTGAGATGACAGTTCATCATAAGGAGGAACTCCTCAACCTTCGATTTTTAGCCTTGTCAAATCGTGGTTATCGAAATCTCATGAAGCTTTCGACTCTAAAAATGACAGGTAAAAAAGAATGGACTGATTTTTCTCCCTATCTAGAAGATGTTTGTGTTATTGTTCCCTATTTCCATGAAATAGCTCACTTAGATTTGGGACATGATTATTATATCGGAGTGTATCCAGATACAGCTCAGTCGAATTTTTCTCACCCCATTCTCCCACTTTATCATGTTAATTCTTTCGAAGTTGAGGATTTAGAAACGCTCCAAATGCTCAAGGCGATTAAGGAGAATGTGACCTTGCGAGAGGTGGATGTTCAATCGCAACAAGGCTTGTTTTTACCTGCTGAGCGTCTTGAACAATTTTTTGTAGAAAAGTTTCCAAAAGCTTTAGACAATCTATCTGAACTGATTGGAGCAACTACTTATGAGATTGATAGTAGTCTCAAGCTTCCTCGCTTCAATCCAGAGAGACCAGCTGTTGAAGAGTTGCGCGAAAGATCTATTAAGGGCTTGGAACTGAAAGGCTTACTAGATTCAGTTTATCAGGCTCGTTTAGAAGAAGAGCTATCTGTGATTCATGATATGGGATTCGATGACTATTTCTTGGTTGTCTGGGACCTCTTACGTTTCGGTCGTTCTCAAGGATATTATATGGGTATGGGACGTGGATCTGCAGTTGGAAGTCTAGTGGCCTATGCCTTAGATATCACTGGTATTGATCCTGTAGCTAAAAATCTCATCTTTGAACGCTTTTTGAATCGTGAACGCTATACCATGCCCGATATCGATATTGATATTCCTGATATCTATCGTCCTGAATTTATCCGCTATGTTCGTGACCGCTATGGCAGTATTCACGCTGCTCAGATTGTCACCTACTCAACCTTTGGTGCTAAACAGGCCGTCAGAGATGTTTTTAAACGCTATGGTGTACCTGAGTATGAATTAACGGCTATTACCAAAAAAATCGGTTTCAAAGATACCTTAACAAGTGCCTATGAAGGTAATCTAGGCTTTAGACAACTGATTCAAGGTAAGATTGAGTACCAAAAGGCTTTTGAAATTGCTAAAAAGATAGAAGGCTATCCTCGGCAAACTTCTATCCACGCTGCTGGTGTTGTGATTAGTGATAAAAATCTAACGGACTATATTCCTCTTAAGTATGGAGAGGATATGCTCATTACCCAGTATGATGCTCATGGAGTTGAAGGAAATGGCTTGCTCAAAATGGATTTCTTGGGCTTACGAAACCTAACTTTTGCTCAAAAAATGCAGGAGCTCTTATTTGAAACTCAAGGAATTCAGTTAAGGATTGAGGAAATTGACCTTGAGGATAGGAAAACTTTAGCCCTCTTTGCAGCTGGGAAGACCAAGGGAATCTTTCAGTTTGAACAACCTGGTGCTATTCGCTTATTAAAGCGCGTGAAACCAGAAAGCTTTGAAGAAGTAGTGGCAACGACTTCCCTCAACAGACCGGGGGCGAGTGACTATATCGACAACTTTGTGGCTCGAAAACATGGTAAAGAAAAGGTAACAGTCCTTGATCCTGTGCTAGAAGATATTTTAGCTTCTACCTATGGTATCATGCTCTATCAAGAGCAGGTTATGCAAGTAGCCCAACGCTACGCTGGCTTTAGTCTTGGAAAGGCCGATATTTTACGTCGGGCTATGGGGAAAAAGAATGCTGCGGAAATGCATCAAATGCAAGAGAGTTTTATCCAAGGTGCCCTCGAAAAAGGTCATGGAAAGGAACAGGCTCAGCAGGTTTTTGCTGTCATGGAAAAATTTGCTGGTTATGGTTTCAACCGATCGCATGCTTATGCTTATGCGGCTTTAGCTTTTCAACTTGCCTACTTTAAAACACATTACCCAGAAATCTTTTATCAGGTCACGCTCAATTATGCTAGTGGAGATTATATTCTCGATGCCCTTGAAATGGGTTTTGAACTAACACCACTCTCTATCAATACAATCCCATATCAGGATAAATTGACAGACCAGACTATTTACTTGGGACTTAAGAGTATCAAGGGAATGCCTCGTGATTTTGCCTACTGGATTATCGAGCATCGTCCATTTAGCAGTGTTGAAGATTTTATCACACGATTACCCAAAAATTATCAAAAGATTAGCCTCTTAACTCCCCTAGTCGAGATTGGTTTATTCGATAGTTTCGAAAAAAATCGCCAAAAAATCTTATCCAACTTACCTACTTTATTTATTTTTGTGGAAGAATTGGGTAGTTTATTTGCAGATAATAGCTACAATTGGCTTGAGAGTGAGGATTTTACGCAAGTCGAAAAATTCCGTAAGGAACAGGAGTGGCTTGGGGTAGGTATCAGTCCGCATCCTCTATTGATCTTAGCAAAGAATCCTTTGTACCCAATTGTGAGTTTGTCTGAACTATTTGAAGGACAGACAGCTACAGTACTCGTTGAGATTCAGTCTATCCGAGTAATCAGAACTAAAAAAGGTGAAAATATGGCCTTTTTGAAAGTTAGTGATAGCAAATCAAATTTGGAAGTCACAGTTTTTTCTGACCAGTATCGCCAATTTAAAAATCTCTTACATGAAGGAAGATTCTACTACCTTAATGGAAAAGTACAGGCAAGAGATGGTCGGCTTCAATTAGTGTTAAATAATCTAAAAGAAGCAGTGAGTGAACGATTTTGGATACAGGCTGCTGATCATGAACATGATACTGAAATTTATCATATTTTAGAGCAATATAAGGGAGAAATTCCAGTCATCATTCGTTACGAAAATGAACAAAAAAATGTCCTTTTACCGAGTTATTTTGTTGCAAAAGATGTTAGTTTACAGGAATCTTTAAGTCAGATAGTTATGAAAACGATTTATCGTTAA
- the pfkA gene encoding 6-phosphofructokinase, producing MKRIAVLTSGGDAPGMNAAIRAVVRQAISEGMEVFGIYDGYAGMVAGEIYPLDAASVGDIISRGGTFLHSARYPEFAKLEGQLKGIEQLKKHGIEGVVVIGGDGSYHGAMRLTEHGFPAIGLPGTIDNDIVGTDFTIGFDTAVTTAMDAIDKIRDTSSSHRRTFVVEVMGRNAGDIALWAGIATGADEIIIPEEGFKMEDIVASIKAGYEHGKKHNIIVLAEGVMSAAEFGQKLKEAGDTSDLRVTELGHIQRGGSPTARDRVLASRMGAHAVKLLKQGIGGVAVGIRNEKMVENPILGTAEEGALFSLTADGKIVVNNPHKADLELSDLNKSLS from the coding sequence ATGAAACGTATTGCTGTTTTGACTAGTGGTGGAGACGCCCCTGGTATGAATGCTGCTATCCGTGCAGTTGTTCGTCAAGCAATCTCAGAAGGAATGGAAGTTTTTGGTATCTATGATGGATACGCTGGTATGGTTGCCGGTGAAATTTATCCACTTGATGCAGCTTCAGTGGGAGACATCATTTCACGTGGTGGTACTTTCCTTCACTCTGCTCGTTACCCTGAGTTTGCAAAACTCGAAGGTCAACTTAAAGGGATTGAGCAGTTGAAAAAACACGGTATCGAAGGTGTCGTGGTTATCGGTGGTGATGGTTCTTATCACGGAGCTATGCGCTTGACTGAGCATGGATTTCCTGCTATTGGACTTCCAGGAACAATCGATAACGATATCGTAGGTACTGATTTCACAATCGGATTTGATACTGCAGTTACGACTGCAATGGATGCCATTGATAAGATTCGTGATACATCATCAAGTCACCGTCGTACTTTCGTAGTTGAAGTAATGGGACGTAATGCTGGAGATATCGCTCTTTGGGCTGGTATTGCAACAGGTGCTGATGAAATTATCATCCCTGAAGAAGGATTCAAGATGGAAGACATCGTAGCAAGTATCAAGGCTGGATATGAACACGGTAAGAAACACAACATTATCGTTTTGGCAGAAGGTGTTATGTCAGCGGCAGAATTTGGTCAAAAACTAAAAGAAGCTGGAGATACAAGCGACCTTCGTGTAACTGAACTTGGTCACATCCAACGTGGTGGATCACCAACTGCTCGTGACCGTGTATTGGCGTCACGTATGGGTGCACATGCTGTTAAACTCCTTAAACAAGGAATCGGTGGTGTCGCTGTTGGTATTCGCAATGAGAAAATGGTTGAAAATCCAATTCTTGGAACTGCAGAAGAAGGAGCTTTATTTAGCCTAACAGCTGATGGTAAGATTGTTGTTAACAACCCTCACAAAGCTGACCTTGAACTTTCTGACTTGAACAAGAGCTTGTCATAA
- the pyk gene encoding pyruvate kinase produces the protein MNKRVKIVATLGPAVEIRGGKKFGDDGYWGEKLDVEASAKNIAQLIEAGANTFRFNFSHGDHQEQGDRMATVKLAEKLAGKKVGFLLDTKGPEIRTELFEGEAKEYSYKTGEKIRVATKQGIKSTREVIALNVAGALDIYDDVEVGRQVLVDDGKLGLRVVEKDDATREFVVEVENDGVIAKQKGVNIPNTKIPFPALAERDNADIRFGLEQGINFIAISFVRTAKDVNEVRAICEETGNGHVQLFAKIENQQGIDNLDEIIEAADGIMIARGDMGIEVPFEMVPVYQKMIITKVNAAGKVVITATNMLETMTEKPRATRSEVSDVFNAVIDGTDATMLSGESANGKYPLESVRTMATIDKNAQTLLNEYGRLNSDSFERNSKTEVMASAVKDATNSMDIKLVVTLTKTGHTARLISKYRPNADILALTFDELTERGLMLNWGVIPMLTEAPSSTDDMFEIAERKAVEAGLVQSGDDIVIVAGVPLGEAVRTNTMRIRTVR, from the coding sequence ATGAACAAACGTGTAAAAATCGTTGCAACTTTGGGTCCTGCGGTAGAAATCCGCGGTGGTAAAAAATTTGGTGATGACGGATACTGGGGTGAAAAACTTGACGTTGAAGCTTCAGCTAAAAACATTGCTCAATTGATTGAAGCAGGAGCTAACACTTTCCGTTTCAACTTCTCACACGGTGACCACCAAGAACAAGGTGACCGTATGGCGACTGTTAAACTTGCAGAAAAACTTGCAGGTAAAAAAGTTGGTTTCCTTCTTGATACTAAAGGACCAGAAATCCGTACTGAATTGTTCGAAGGTGAAGCTAAAGAGTATTCATACAAAACTGGTGAAAAAATCCGTGTTGCAACTAAACAAGGAATCAAATCAACTCGTGAAGTGATTGCTTTGAACGTTGCTGGAGCACTTGACATCTATGATGATGTTGAAGTTGGTCGTCAAGTATTGGTTGACGATGGTAAACTTGGTCTTCGTGTTGTAGAAAAAGACGATGCAACTCGTGAATTTGTCGTTGAAGTTGAAAATGACGGTGTTATCGCTAAACAAAAAGGTGTAAACATCCCTAACACTAAAATTCCTTTCCCAGCTCTTGCTGAACGTGATAACGCTGATATCCGCTTCGGTCTTGAACAAGGTATCAACTTCATCGCGATCTCATTCGTACGTACTGCAAAAGACGTGAATGAAGTTCGTGCAATCTGTGAAGAAACTGGTAACGGTCATGTTCAATTGTTCGCTAAAATCGAAAACCAACAAGGTATCGATAACTTGGATGAAATCATTGAAGCTGCTGACGGTATCATGATCGCTCGTGGTGACATGGGTATCGAAGTACCATTTGAAATGGTTCCAGTTTACCAAAAAATGATCATCACTAAAGTGAACGCTGCTGGTAAAGTTGTTATCACTGCAACAAACATGCTTGAAACAATGACTGAAAAACCACGTGCAACTCGTTCAGAAGTATCAGACGTATTTAACGCTGTTATCGACGGAACTGACGCTACAATGCTTTCAGGTGAGTCAGCAAATGGTAAATACCCACTTGAGTCTGTTCGTACAATGGCAACTATCGATAAGAATGCTCAAACTCTTCTTAACGAATACGGACGTTTGAACTCAGATTCATTTGAACGTAACTCTAAGACAGAAGTTATGGCTTCAGCAGTTAAAGATGCTACAAACTCAATGGACATTAAATTGGTTGTAACTCTTACTAAGACTGGTCACACAGCACGTTTGATCTCTAAATACCGTCCAAATGCTGATATCTTGGCATTGACATTTGACGAATTGACAGAACGTGGATTGATGTTGAACTGGGGTGTTATCCCAATGTTGACAGAAGCTCCATCATCAACTGATGACATGTTCGAAATTGCTGAACGTAAAGCAGTTGAAGCAGGTCTTGTACAATCTGGTGACGACATCGTTATCGTTGCAGGTGTGCCACTTGGTGAAGCAGTTCGTACTAACACAATGCGTATCCGCACTGTACGTTAA
- a CDS encoding lysophospholipid acyltransferase family protein gives MFYTYLRGLVMLILWSINGNAHYHNTNKIPSQDENYILVAPHRTWWDPVYMAFATKPKQFVFMAKKELFSNRIFGWWIRMCGAFPIDRENPSASAIKYPINVLKKSDRSLIMFPSGSRHSNDVKGGVALIAKMAKVRIMPVTYTGPMTLKGLISRERVDMNFGNPIDISDIKKMNDEGIEVVAERIQSEFQRLDEETKQWHTNKKPNPLWWFIRIPALILAVLVAIVTIIFSFIASFIWNPEKNKIN, from the coding sequence ATGTTTTATACTTATCTTCGTGGGCTCGTTATGTTGATTCTCTGGTCTATCAACGGTAATGCTCATTATCATAATACCAATAAAATTCCGAGTCAAGATGAAAACTATATCCTAGTCGCTCCCCATCGTACCTGGTGGGATCCTGTCTACATGGCATTTGCGACCAAACCGAAACAGTTTGTTTTTATGGCTAAAAAGGAACTTTTCTCCAACCGAATCTTTGGTTGGTGGATTCGTATGTGTGGTGCCTTTCCTATTGATCGGGAAAATCCTAGTGCTTCTGCCATTAAGTATCCTATCAATGTTCTTAAAAAGAGCGACCGATCTCTCATCATGTTTCCAAGCGGTAGTCGTCATTCTAACGATGTAAAAGGTGGCGTAGCTCTGATTGCTAAAATGGCCAAGGTTCGCATCATGCCAGTTACTTATACTGGTCCAATGACCTTAAAAGGACTCATCAGTCGTGAACGTGTCGATATGAACTTCGGAAATCCTATCGATATCTCAGACATTAAGAAAATGAATGATGAAGGAATTGAGGTGGTTGCTGAACGTATCCAATCAGAATTCCAACGTCTGGATGAGGAAACAAAACAATGGCATACAAATAAAAAACCAAATCCTTTGTGGTGGTTTATTCGCATACCAGCACTGATTCTTGCTGTCTTAGTTGCAATTGTTACCATCATCTTTAGCTTTATCGCAAGTTTTATCTGGAATCCAGAAAAAAACAAAATTAATTAG